One genomic region from Lysobacterales bacterium encodes:
- a CDS encoding glycosyltransferase, with protein MNAGETELSEFLRRWWNQQLDLLPAYAPPARRQRSHAIDVVVPIYNALQASLACVQSLLPELIDGDLLWLINDASPDADVAPALNALAEGDPRIRLLHNPHNLGLVLTLNRAFELTSRDVLVLNSDTRVVPGALAALQAALGVPKVGIACPLSDHATLLSLPCAAEPPDDARADFAARSWHRPFPPTAVGSAMLIARALIDRIGGFDPAYSPGYGEENDYSLRARAAGFQIIAADDAYVWHDGGASFGPRAAQLRRELHTQLLEQRWRGYNQEVRRYWRANPLVGKPGGLLQPDARPRVLHLMHRLDGIGGTERFTHALIEASHDEFQHVLLAPGEADAGGAEISWHWRGRLFCIVINRAVIEAEHFLISHPADLGNPRVEGLLARLLQSLQPALVHVHHLLDFGSLLLPELIGRFGVRCVLSWHDLYALCANYSQVEHGGSDPCGRPISVDDSRCGACRQGSHRSRHGRPLAHGYASARGALLAHTLSTADAVIVPSEYLKQRLIDAYGARAEPVKVIPHGSPPASAVPDEQRLGTVRPLQVVGYFGGDDFVKGAGLVLELGERLKDLRIEFRVYGAQRRLQEHPLADRVRLCGTYEHSQLDAIYSQIDLCLIPSRYDETFSLTLSEAWQRGVPVLASDAGALAQRIRGSQSGWLEPRGDVDAWERRLRQLHACPQLLVEARQHALSPARVPALQSCVEDYRALYRGLLELGPSRQRPGGRAMPQPLAEPAFAEAVGFEIPPFPHATTSATAAGRIGVLRLPAAASAARVDAGFFESLAAHGVDVIEPASAISTQILSTLHWLVVLADGDRFHPALLRLLQELRPDCADVVLFDALISDEHGRGYARLRRTLVDPGVLARSGELGAACVFSAAALLRWEALPARTLPELMQRIPARFRWLQKPLALFQRWDANLVAQSRSLLNGPWAALEAELARPTSQGRVIEVIRDGRPAGRLVCTDGQWKRGQGGECDSHAASPALWLPAGFELAQDLIHTLLFWLEHSGADVVAPALLDAEGRSLPLGFVEAGGGSWQPLAGSSAGCSFAPTAAVPWLLPVEALFADVLLSRSGLASELAHSDDAADAIAVHAALDRRVLPGVMARLPATRMGVAPKPRKDRSRRLRQIGATLNAVTGEVPAQARAWAYGESATPRALGLMRNQWAVSKLRIEAPLRALQRAGHVQRPWLHEVQSHGLPELEALAAIDPDLMLLPPYLDEPQVCWLEACAQQLRARRVLIIDDLWTDLPQDNPLRSQLPGDLEQRLQRIARACDAVVYTTEALAQALPLPAAEHFCIGHALEPERWAPTAQRSVPTSSKRRLRVGWAGGPQHAADLAVLGEIMEATGDEFEWVFMGIAPKGAAALPMVDFDRYPAALHALQLDIALAPLVDHPFNRCKSPLKLIEYGWLDVPVIASRVGPYIDTPSLQVDSHSAEAWLAALRLLAAEPARRRDLAHALAAYSRRASPQVTLDPWRRALGLT; from the coding sequence ATGAATGCAGGCGAGACCGAGCTCTCCGAGTTTCTGCGACGCTGGTGGAACCAGCAGCTGGATCTGCTGCCCGCCTACGCGCCGCCTGCACGACGGCAGCGCAGCCATGCGATCGATGTCGTGGTGCCCATCTACAACGCCCTGCAGGCCAGCCTGGCCTGCGTGCAGAGCCTGCTGCCCGAACTGATCGATGGCGACCTGCTCTGGCTGATCAACGACGCGAGCCCTGACGCCGATGTGGCACCGGCGCTCAATGCGCTGGCGGAGGGCGATCCACGCATCCGCCTGCTGCACAACCCGCACAATCTTGGCCTGGTGTTGACGCTCAACCGCGCGTTCGAACTCACCTCGCGTGATGTGCTCGTGCTGAACAGCGATACCCGGGTCGTACCCGGTGCGCTGGCAGCACTGCAGGCTGCCTTGGGCGTTCCCAAGGTGGGGATCGCCTGTCCGCTGTCCGATCACGCCACCTTGCTCAGTCTGCCCTGCGCCGCCGAGCCTCCCGACGACGCACGCGCCGATTTCGCAGCCCGCAGCTGGCATCGCCCGTTCCCGCCCACCGCAGTGGGCTCGGCGATGCTGATTGCGCGCGCGCTGATCGACCGCATCGGCGGCTTCGACCCCGCCTACTCACCCGGCTATGGCGAGGAGAACGACTACTCGCTGCGCGCCCGTGCCGCGGGGTTTCAGATCATCGCTGCTGACGACGCGTACGTCTGGCATGACGGCGGTGCCAGCTTCGGTCCGCGCGCAGCGCAGCTGCGTCGTGAGCTGCATACACAGCTGCTTGAGCAACGCTGGCGCGGCTACAACCAGGAGGTGCGTCGATATTGGCGGGCCAATCCGCTGGTGGGTAAGCCGGGCGGCCTGTTGCAGCCCGACGCGCGTCCACGCGTACTGCACCTGATGCACCGACTCGATGGCATCGGTGGCACCGAGCGCTTCACGCACGCCTTGATTGAAGCCAGCCACGACGAGTTCCAGCACGTGCTCTTGGCGCCCGGTGAGGCCGATGCGGGCGGCGCTGAGATCAGCTGGCATTGGCGCGGTCGCCTGTTCTGCATTGTCATCAACCGCGCGGTGATCGAGGCCGAGCATTTCCTGATCTCGCATCCGGCAGACCTGGGCAACCCGCGCGTGGAAGGCCTGCTCGCGCGCTTGCTGCAGAGTCTGCAGCCGGCGCTGGTGCACGTTCACCATCTGCTCGACTTCGGCTCACTGCTGCTGCCCGAGCTGATCGGGCGCTTCGGGGTACGCTGCGTGCTGAGCTGGCACGATCTCTACGCGCTGTGCGCAAACTACAGCCAGGTCGAACACGGTGGGAGCGATCCCTGTGGCCGGCCGATCAGCGTTGACGATTCGCGCTGCGGAGCGTGTCGGCAAGGGTCGCATCGAAGTCGTCACGGGCGCCCCTTGGCGCACGGTTATGCGTCAGCGCGCGGAGCCTTGCTGGCGCACACGCTGTCGACAGCGGACGCCGTGATCGTTCCGTCGGAATACCTCAAGCAACGACTGATCGATGCTTACGGCGCACGTGCCGAGCCAGTCAAGGTGATTCCCCACGGTAGCCCGCCCGCCTCTGCGGTTCCCGACGAGCAACGTCTCGGCACCGTACGCCCGCTACAGGTGGTCGGTTACTTCGGCGGCGACGACTTCGTCAAGGGCGCTGGCCTCGTTCTGGAATTGGGCGAGCGCTTGAAGGATCTCCGCATCGAGTTCCGCGTGTACGGTGCACAGCGTCGACTGCAGGAGCATCCCCTGGCAGATCGTGTCCGACTCTGCGGCACGTACGAGCACTCCCAGCTGGACGCGATCTATTCCCAGATCGATCTTTGCCTGATTCCCAGCCGCTACGACGAAACCTTCTCGCTGACCCTTTCGGAGGCCTGGCAGCGAGGCGTTCCGGTGCTGGCCAGTGATGCGGGAGCCTTGGCGCAGCGGATTCGTGGAAGCCAGTCAGGCTGGCTTGAACCACGCGGCGATGTCGATGCCTGGGAACGCCGTCTCCGCCAGCTGCATGCGTGTCCACAGCTGCTGGTCGAAGCGCGCCAGCATGCACTGTCGCCTGCACGAGTGCCGGCGCTTCAGAGCTGCGTCGAGGACTATCGCGCGCTGTACCGCGGGTTGCTCGAACTGGGCCCATCGCGCCAGCGACCGGGCGGCCGCGCCATGCCGCAGCCGCTTGCCGAGCCTGCGTTTGCCGAAGCTGTCGGATTCGAGATTCCGCCGTTTCCGCACGCCACGACCAGCGCAACGGCAGCGGGCAGGATCGGCGTACTGCGACTGCCCGCCGCCGCGTCCGCAGCGCGTGTGGATGCGGGCTTCTTCGAGAGCCTTGCCGCGCATGGCGTGGATGTGATCGAGCCGGCATCGGCGATCTCGACCCAGATCCTGTCGACCCTGCACTGGCTGGTTGTCCTGGCCGATGGCGACCGCTTTCATCCGGCGCTTCTGCGCCTGCTGCAGGAACTGCGGCCAGACTGTGCCGACGTGGTGCTCTTCGATGCGCTGATCAGCGATGAGCACGGCCGCGGCTATGCGCGACTGCGCCGAACACTGGTGGATCCTGGCGTGCTTGCGCGCAGCGGCGAACTCGGTGCTGCCTGTGTCTTCAGCGCAGCAGCCCTGTTGCGTTGGGAGGCGCTGCCCGCGCGCACTCTGCCCGAGCTGATGCAGCGGATTCCCGCGCGCTTTCGCTGGCTGCAGAAGCCGCTGGCCTTGTTCCAGCGTTGGGACGCGAACCTGGTGGCGCAGTCGCGAAGCCTGCTGAACGGCCCCTGGGCGGCTCTCGAGGCTGAGCTCGCCAGGCCGACCTCGCAGGGGCGTGTCATCGAAGTGATCCGCGATGGCAGGCCAGCCGGCCGACTGGTCTGCACCGACGGACAATGGAAGCGAGGGCAGGGCGGCGAATGCGACTCCCACGCGGCTTCGCCTGCGCTGTGGCTGCCGGCCGGCTTCGAGCTGGCGCAGGATCTCATCCACACCCTGCTGTTCTGGCTTGAGCACAGCGGTGCCGATGTGGTCGCCCCGGCACTCCTTGATGCTGAAGGACGCAGCCTGCCGCTCGGTTTCGTCGAGGCCGGCGGCGGCAGCTGGCAGCCGCTGGCAGGGTCCTCCGCGGGATGTTCGTTCGCCCCCACGGCCGCGGTGCCCTGGCTGCTGCCCGTTGAAGCGCTGTTCGCCGATGTACTGCTGAGCCGGTCGGGGCTTGCCAGCGAGCTGGCGCACTCGGATGACGCTGCGGACGCGATCGCGGTACATGCGGCGCTTGATCGGCGCGTCCTGCCCGGTGTCATGGCGCGCCTGCCGGCCACTCGCATGGGGGTGGCACCGAAGCCGCGCAAAGATCGCAGCCGACGATTGCGTCAGATCGGTGCGACCCTCAATGCGGTGACCGGCGAAGTGCCTGCGCAGGCGCGCGCCTGGGCCTATGGCGAAAGTGCTACGCCGCGCGCTCTGGGCCTGATGCGCAACCAGTGGGCGGTGTCGAAGCTGCGGATCGAAGCGCCACTCCGCGCGCTGCAGCGAGCCGGTCATGTGCAGCGGCCGTGGCTGCATGAAGTGCAGTCCCACGGCTTGCCCGAGCTGGAAGCGCTTGCGGCGATCGATCCCGATCTCATGCTGCTGCCGCCCTATCTGGACGAGCCCCAGGTCTGCTGGCTTGAGGCGTGTGCGCAGCAGCTGCGCGCACGGCGGGTGCTGATCATCGACGATCTGTGGACCGATCTTCCGCAGGACAATCCGCTGCGAAGTCAGCTTCCAGGCGATCTTGAGCAGCGTCTGCAGCGTATTGCGCGTGCCTGCGACGCCGTCGTCTACACCACTGAAGCCTTGGCGCAGGCGCTGCCACTGCCGGCGGCGGAGCACTTCTGCATTGGCCACGCGCTGGAGCCCGAACGCTGGGCGCCGACTGCGCAGCGCAGCGTCCCGACCTCGTCCAAGCGTCGCCTGCGCGTGGGCTGGGCCGGCGGGCCGCAGCATGCTGCGGATCTGGCCGTGCTTGGTGAAATCATGGAGGCCACCGGCGATGAGTTCGAGTGGGTGTTCATGGGGATCGCGCCCAAAGGCGCAGCGGCGCTGCCCATGGTCGACTTCGACCGCTACCCCGCCGCGCTGCACGCACTGCAGCTGGACATCGCCCTGGCACCGCTGGTCGACCACCCGTTCAACCGCTGCAAGAGCCCGCTCAAGCTGATCGAGTACGGATGGCTCGACGTCCCGGTGATCGCCAGTCGCGTTGGGCCCTACATCGACACCCCGTCGCTGCAGGTGGACTCACACAGCGCCGAGGCCTGGCTGGCGGCGCTGCGTCTGCTTGCGGCGGAGCCCGCGCGTCGCCGCGACTTGGCGCACGCCCTGGCTGCCTACTCCCGACGCGCGTCTCCGCAGGTCACCCTCGACCCCTGGCGCAGAGCGCTTGGCCTGACTTGA